The following proteins are co-located in the Scyliorhinus canicula unplaced genomic scaffold, sScyCan1.1, whole genome shotgun sequence genome:
- the LOC119960873 gene encoding zinc finger protein 235-like, which produces MEKPWKCEDCGKGFNYPSLLENHRRIHTREKPFTCSVCGKGFTQLSCFQSHQQTHTEEKPFSCTACEKRFRSSSNLTAHQRVHTGERPFSCSVCGKGFTRSSHLLEHQQTHSEERPFSCNTCGKRFRSSPNLIAHQRVHSGKKPFICSVCGKEYTHPSNLLIHQRTHTGERPFTCSVCGKGFTKSFNLVIHQRTHTGERPFTCSVCGKGFTQPSNLLTHQRIHK; this is translated from the coding sequence atggagaaaccatggaaatgtgaggattgtggtaaaggattcaattatccatctTTGCTGGAAAaccatcgacgcattcacactagAGAGAAACCATTTACTTGCTctgtgtgtggaaagggatttactcagttatcctGCTTCCAGTCACACCAACAAACCCACACAGAAGAGAAACCGTTCAGCTGCACCGCCTGTGAAAAGAGGTTCAGGTCTTCGTCCAACCTCactgcacaccagcgagttcacactggggagagaccattcagctgctctgtatgtggaaagggattcactcggtcctCCCATCTGCTGGAACACCAGCAAACGCACAGCgaggagaggccgttcagctgcAATACTTGTGGAAAGAGGTTCAGGTCTTCACCCAATCTCATTGCACATCAACGGGTTCACTCTGGGAAgaaaccattcatctgctctgtgtgtggtaaGGAATACACTCACCCATCGAAcctgctgatacaccagcgaactcacacaggggagaggccattcacctgctcagtgtgtgggaagggattcaccaagTCCTTTAACCTAGTGATACACCaacgtactcacactggggaaaggccgttcacctgctccgtgtgtgggaagggattcactcagccatctaacctgctgacacaccagcgaattcataaGTAA
- the LOC119960872 gene encoding zinc finger protein 229-like, which produces MSHQHVHTDMTPFKCSGCGTGFRRSSDLTVHHCSHARERPFTCSECGKGFITSSYLLTHQCIHSGERPFTCSECGKGFTQSSHLQTHQRVHTGERPFICSKCGKRFTQSSNLLTHQRIHTGDKPFICSKCGKGFICTAYLLRHQRVHTGERPFTCSKCGKRFSHSHNLQRHQHIHIGKRPFTCSDCGKRFTQRYSLLEHQRIHTGERLFPCSECGKGFSTSSQLQTHQRTHTGERPFSCSWCGKRFTCSSHLQTHQRVHTGERPFTCSECGKEFAHSSNLLRHQRVHSEDRPFKCPDCGKCYKSSEELMSHQRVHTDERPFRCSDCGTGFRRSSDLTVHQRIHTGKRPFTCSVCGKGFTTSSYLLTHQRLHTGERPFSCPLCGKRFTQSSHLLTHQRVHTGERPFTCSQCGKGFTQSSNLLTHQRTHTWEELSDATCE; this is translated from the coding sequence atgtcccatcaacatGTTCACACTGACATGACACCGTTCAAGTGCTCtggctgtgggactgggttcagacgatcatctgATCTGACTGTACATCATTGCAGTCACGccagagagaggccgttcacctgctctgagtgtgggaaaggatttattaCCTCATcctacctgctgacacaccagtgcattcacagtggggagaggccattcacctgctctgaatgtgggaagggattcactcagtcatcccacctgcagacacaccagcgagttcacactggagagagaccattcatctgctccaaatgtgggaaaagattcactcagtcatccaacttgCTGACACACCAACGCATTCATACTGGAGAtaaaccattcatctgctccaagtgtggaaagggattcatttgTACAGCCTACTTActgagacaccagcgggttcacactggggagagaccattcacctgctccaagtgtgggaagcgaTTTAGTCACTCACACAACCTCCAGAGACACCAGCACATTCACATtgggaagaggccgttcacctgctcagactgtgggaagagattcactcagagaTATAGTCTTCtggaacaccagcgaattcacactggggagaggctgttcccctgcagtgagtgtgggaagggattcagtaccTCATCACAACTGCAGACccaccagcgcactcacactggggagagaccgttcagctgctcctggtgtgggaagagattcacttgtTCATCCCATCTGCagacccaccagcgagttcacactggggagaggccattcacctgctctgagtgtgggaaggaatttgctcattcatccaacctgctgagacaccagcgagttcacagtgaggacagaccttttaaatgtccagactgtgggaagtgctataaaagttctgaggaactgatgtcccatcaacgtgttcacactgatgagagaccattcaggtgctctgACTGTGGAactgggttcaggcgatcatctgacctcactgtacatcagcgtattcacactgggaagaggccattcacctgctctgtgtgtggcaaAGGATTCACTACCTCATcctacctgctgacacaccagcgacttcacactggggaaaggccgttcagctGCCCCTTGTGTGGGAAGcgtttcactcagtcatcccatctgctcacacaccagcgagttcacactggagagagaccatttacctgctctcagtgtgggaaaggattcactcagtcatccaacttgctgacacaccagcgcactcacacctgGGAGGAGCTGTCTGATGCCACATGTGAGTAG